A genomic window from Carcharodon carcharias isolate sCarCar2 chromosome X, sCarCar2.pri, whole genome shotgun sequence includes:
- the LOC121273248 gene encoding protein S100-B-like: protein MSDLENALIAIINVFHKYTEFKRDKLKKAQLKALVNNELSQFIENIKDQETLDTLMLDLDENGDMEIDFQEFATFVAMITSACHGFFAPQE, encoded by the exons ATGTCTGACCTGGAGAATGCATTGATTGCAATCATAAACGTCTTTCACAAGTATACAGAATTCAAGAGAGATAAACTCAAGAAAGCGCAGTTAAAGGCTCTCGTCAACAATGAGTTAAGCCAGTTTATTGAG AATATAAAAGACCAAGAGACTCTGGATACACTCATGCTGGACTTGGATGAAAATGGTGACATGGAAATTGATTTTCAAGAATTTGCCACTTTTGTTGCTATGATTACTTCAGCATGTCATGGCTTCTTTGCTCCTCAGGAGTGA